The Solibacillus sp. FSL W7-1464 genome contains a region encoding:
- a CDS encoding antibiotic biosynthesis monooxygenase family protein, whose translation MNFYVTSGTPDYMEKLIVKNPQHPLILLHGNGNSVVLHETDRKSIFAVPRKFEVIAQDGQFTQKGYFTFFNMPIMSDERPVFEKKALDVIPALNSNDAVIAYRLLRPVKAETYLFIIQWGGPASYEVWKASDEYKTTFAPVFEGTTQVLQSMFNSSSYITTYSAASKE comes from the coding sequence ATGAATTTTTATGTAACTTCAGGAACACCTGACTATATGGAAAAATTAATCGTAAAAAATCCACAGCACCCTTTAATTTTATTGCACGGTAATGGAAATTCGGTGGTGTTGCACGAAACAGATAGGAAATCTATTTTCGCAGTACCTCGCAAGTTTGAAGTCATTGCACAAGACGGGCAGTTTACGCAAAAAGGCTATTTTACTTTTTTCAATATGCCCATTATGTCAGATGAGCGCCCGGTTTTCGAGAAAAAAGCTCTCGACGTCATCCCTGCATTGAATTCCAATGACGCTGTAATTGCCTACCGTTTACTGCGTCCGGTTAAAGCCGAAACCTATCTATTTATTATTCAATGGGGCGGACCTGCTTCCTATGAAGTCTGGAAAGCCAGCGATGAGTATAAAACTACATTTGCCCCTGTTTTTGAAGGTACGACACAAGTGTTACAGTCGATGTTTAACTCATCCTCCTATATTACGACATATAGTGCAGCTTCAAAAGAATAA
- a CDS encoding ABC transporter ATP-binding protein, translating into MTILQLQNVTGGYTRKPVIQDLSFEINKGELVGLIGLNGAGKSTTIKHIIGTLLPRSGEIRLNGVTLKENLDKYRSSFSYIPETPVLYEELTLKEHLQLTAMAYGLDEKTLDERSEVLLKEFRMEKRLNWFPSHFSKGMRQKVMIMCAFLVDPSLYIIDEPFVGLDPLGIQSLLDQMDNKKRAGASILMSTHILSTAEKHCDRIILLHEGRVRAQGTMNDLRKAFNMPTATLDDLYIAMTKEQDNEQHA; encoded by the coding sequence GTGACAATTTTACAACTGCAAAATGTAACAGGTGGTTATACGAGAAAGCCTGTGATTCAAGATTTATCATTTGAAATTAATAAAGGAGAGCTGGTTGGCTTAATCGGCCTTAATGGTGCGGGGAAAAGTACAACGATCAAGCATATTATTGGTACGCTCCTGCCGCGCTCCGGGGAAATTCGTTTAAATGGTGTGACGTTAAAGGAAAATTTGGACAAGTACCGGTCAAGCTTCTCCTATATTCCGGAAACACCCGTACTATATGAAGAGTTAACATTAAAAGAACATTTGCAATTAACGGCAATGGCCTATGGGTTAGATGAAAAAACGTTGGATGAGCGCTCTGAAGTTTTATTGAAGGAATTTCGTATGGAAAAGCGACTGAACTGGTTCCCATCGCACTTTTCAAAGGGGATGCGCCAGAAAGTAATGATCATGTGCGCCTTTTTGGTCGATCCAAGTCTGTATATTATCGATGAGCCGTTTGTCGGGTTGGATCCGCTCGGCATTCAGTCATTGCTTGACCAAATGGATAATAAAAAGCGTGCAGGTGCATCGATTTTAATGTCGACACATATTTTATCGACTGCAGAAAAACATTGTGACCGCATCATTCTGCTTCATGAGGGGCGTGTACGGGCACAAGGGACAATGAATGATTTGCGCAAAGCGTTCAATATGCCGACTGCGACACTGGATGATTTGTATATTGCGATGACAAAGGAGCAGGACAATGAACAGCATGCATAG
- the hemH gene encoding ferrochelatase has translation MKEVRGLLVMAYGTPYKEEDIERYYTHIRHGRKPSQEHLDDLTERYRAIGGISPLAKMTEAQAHALCARLNEVQDEVEYKVFIGLKHIEPFVEDAVEAMVKEGITEAVSIVLAPHFSTFSIKSYNGRAKEAAEKLGGTLNITSVEAWYDEPKFIEFWKNAVNGELAKMTEEERANACLIVSNHSLPEKIKLAGDPYEEQLIETARLIEEASDIVNVEVGWQSAGQTPEPWLGPDVQDLTKELFEQKGYKAFIYTPVGFVTEHLEVLYDNDIECKVVCDEIGASYYRPTMPNTHPLFIDAMVDAINKKLAK, from the coding sequence ATGAAAGAAGTACGCGGGTTATTAGTAATGGCTTATGGTACGCCATACAAAGAAGAAGATATCGAACGTTATTACACACATATTCGTCATGGCCGCAAACCGAGTCAGGAACATTTGGACGACTTAACAGAACGTTACCGTGCAATCGGCGGTATATCTCCGCTTGCGAAAATGACGGAAGCACAGGCCCATGCATTATGTGCACGTTTGAACGAAGTACAGGATGAAGTGGAATATAAAGTATTTATCGGCTTAAAGCATATTGAACCATTCGTAGAAGATGCTGTAGAAGCAATGGTGAAAGAAGGAATCACTGAAGCGGTATCAATCGTTTTAGCACCGCACTTCTCAACTTTCTCGATTAAATCGTACAATGGACGAGCGAAAGAAGCTGCAGAAAAATTAGGCGGAACATTAAATATCACTTCTGTTGAAGCATGGTATGACGAGCCTAAATTCATTGAATTCTGGAAAAATGCCGTGAATGGCGAGCTTGCGAAAATGACTGAAGAAGAACGTGCAAATGCGTGCTTAATCGTGTCTAACCACTCATTGCCGGAAAAAATTAAGCTTGCAGGCGATCCGTATGAAGAGCAGTTAATCGAAACAGCACGTTTAATCGAAGAGGCTTCTGATATTGTGAATGTTGAAGTAGGCTGGCAGTCAGCCGGACAAACACCGGAGCCGTGGCTAGGACCGGATGTACAGGACTTAACAAAGGAATTATTTGAGCAAAAAGGTTATAAAGCATTCATCTATACACCAGTAGGATTTGTTACAGAGCATCTAGAAGTGCTATATGATAATGACATTGAGTGTAAAGTTGTTTGTGACGAAATCGGTGCAAGCTACTATCGCCCGACAATGCCAAATACACATCCTTTATTCATTGATGCAATGGTAGATGCTATCAATAAAAAATTAGCGAAATAG
- a CDS encoding FixH family protein, with protein sequence MRKWLYSLVAVPFLLGGCGDDPEVETLDTAEVPAIVDVHIQTAEQLNAGEKIQLAARVTQDDEAVNDAKEVKFEVWESGLRDEGEMLDGELTEDGIYVADYTFDHDGVYYMFAHTTARGMHVMPKQELIVGNPDMSKVLEDTSSNSMEHDEEEKEEEKEEDHNH encoded by the coding sequence ATGAGAAAATGGTTATACAGTTTAGTAGCAGTACCCTTTTTACTGGGAGGATGTGGCGATGATCCTGAAGTTGAGACACTTGATACTGCCGAGGTACCGGCAATTGTAGATGTACATATTCAAACGGCTGAACAATTAAATGCAGGGGAAAAGATTCAGCTTGCAGCACGTGTAACTCAAGATGATGAAGCGGTAAATGATGCAAAAGAAGTGAAGTTTGAAGTATGGGAATCTGGCCTTCGCGATGAAGGGGAGATGCTGGACGGAGAACTGACAGAAGACGGAATCTATGTCGCTGACTATACGTTTGACCATGATGGCGTATACTATATGTTTGCTCATACGACGGCACGAGGAATGCATGTGATGCCAAAGCAGGAGCTGATCGTCGGCAACCCTGATATGAGCAAAGTGCTGGAAGATACAAGTTCTAATTCGATGGAACATGACGAAGAAGAAAAAGAAGAAGAAAAAGAAGAAGACCATAACCATTAA
- a CDS encoding ABC transporter permease: MNSMHSVWAKRFEHYIGEVMKYMRFVFTGHIAIVLVFILGAGGYQYSEWLKVVQPDFLAEWLIAIVTGVLVALSRPVTLLKEPDQVYLLPLESQMPNYFKKAMNWTFWSQLLLPVVLYIITIPLLKEVTTLSAGEIWLTAAFIAVLKFINVRAEFNYRYANRGNAIFLDRVVRAIVSIIGIQMTLTDGLLGIVFLIMMAYYTMTLKKKVQDHPVPYEHFIKLEQNRMMRFYRFANYFTDVPHLKGSVKRRAWLDIAYKAISYKKENTQAYLIYRTFIRTDDHFYLWVRLTAISAVIAMFITIPFVTWIVVGALAFATTLQLKYALMSAGDFRMDMLYPIPRDTRKQAVAKLLRQLSIVQAIIVTLCAVMQPQFYIIPVVIIAVSELTMRMSK, encoded by the coding sequence ATGAACAGCATGCATAGTGTATGGGCTAAGCGCTTCGAGCATTACATCGGCGAAGTGATGAAGTATATGCGCTTCGTCTTTACAGGGCATATTGCGATTGTCCTTGTCTTTATATTAGGGGCAGGGGGATATCAGTACAGCGAATGGCTGAAGGTCGTGCAGCCGGATTTCCTGGCAGAATGGCTTATTGCCATTGTAACAGGTGTCCTGGTTGCATTAAGCAGACCTGTCACATTGCTGAAAGAACCCGATCAAGTTTACCTATTGCCGCTTGAAAGCCAAATGCCGAACTACTTTAAAAAGGCGATGAACTGGACATTCTGGTCACAGCTATTGTTGCCGGTCGTTCTGTATATAATTACGATTCCATTGTTGAAAGAGGTTACGACACTCAGCGCGGGTGAGATTTGGCTGACGGCTGCATTTATTGCGGTATTAAAATTTATTAATGTTCGCGCCGAATTCAATTACCGTTATGCAAATCGCGGCAATGCCATATTTCTGGATCGTGTTGTAAGGGCGATCGTTTCAATAATCGGGATTCAAATGACATTGACAGACGGTTTGCTGGGTATCGTATTTCTCATTATGATGGCCTATTATACAATGACGTTGAAGAAAAAAGTGCAGGATCATCCTGTGCCGTACGAACATTTTATTAAGCTTGAGCAAAACCGTATGATGCGTTTTTACCGTTTTGCCAACTACTTTACAGATGTACCGCATTTAAAGGGCTCAGTAAAACGTCGTGCATGGCTGGATATTGCCTATAAAGCGATCAGCTATAAAAAGGAAAATACACAGGCGTATTTAATATACCGGACGTTTATCCGTACAGATGACCATTTTTATTTATGGGTGCGGCTAACGGCGATTTCAGCTGTTATTGCGATGTTTATTACGATTCCTTTTGTGACTTGGATCGTTGTCGGTGCACTGGCATTTGCAACAACGCTTCAGCTTAAGTATGCGCTCATGTCGGCAGGGGATTTCCGAATGGACATGCTTTATCCGATTCCTCGCGATACGAGAAAACAGGCTGTCGCAAAGCTGCTTCGCCAACTGAGCATTGTTCAGGCCATTATCGTGACACTTTGCGCAGTCATGCAGCCGCAGTTTTATATCATACCGGTTGTCATTATCGCAGTGAGCGAACTGACGATGAGAATGTCAAAATAA
- a CDS encoding YhgE/Pip domain-containing protein, with translation MIKAEWLKIFKTKKMLISVIAVLFVPVMYSGMFLWAFWDPYANLKSLPVAVVNEDKGAMMDEETMELGQTLVDKLIDSEQFQFEEVDAKEADQKLLDQKYYILIKIPENFSEHATTLLDEEPQKLVIDYIPNEGFNFLGAQIGETAMDRIKAEVNTQVSATYAEKLFDSITQLGDGFTEAADGAGELDKGAAKLADGADELKGYLEQLASSSVQLSDGTDTLVTGAKNAAKGAGDLAAGVAKIADGSSQLEAGAKSAADGANTLQQGIESYTDGVAQVANGQKDITSGQASLAENLKLLTQGTANIDDKVKALADGSANVAGGMDQLAGQLEAILPMLPEENQAALKAALGQLQEGSKQVSGGLSQLHAGTNGLDDKIAAISEGASKLNAGQQQVTAGVAQLQQNSAQLIAGANSLAQGNTTIAGKLNELTAGASSAATGANTLAQGLNTLVDGSNKLYDGTSLLAEKSGELAQGSTTLADGTKELKEGTTTLSEKLTEAGEKAAVNPTEETYNMVGSPVEVEKDSVNHVPNYGTGFAPYFISLGLFVGALLISIVFPFVEPAVIPKNSASWFVSKVTVLIGVGLVQSFITIAIVVWGLGLEVNNMPQFILTTIITSFTFLAMVQLLVSVFGDPGRFIAIVVLILQLTTSAGTFPIELVPEQLHFFNKILPMTFSVQGFKAAISTGDTSFLMFNWSILGAVMISCLAITFGYFALLYKKRYSKQQTEQ, from the coding sequence GTGATAAAAGCAGAATGGCTGAAGATTTTTAAAACAAAGAAAATGCTTATTTCAGTTATTGCCGTTCTTTTTGTTCCTGTTATGTACAGCGGGATGTTCTTATGGGCATTTTGGGATCCATATGCCAATTTAAAGAGCCTGCCGGTTGCCGTTGTCAATGAAGACAAAGGGGCTATGATGGATGAGGAAACAATGGAGCTCGGTCAAACATTGGTCGACAAGCTGATAGATAGCGAGCAATTCCAGTTTGAGGAAGTTGATGCGAAGGAAGCGGACCAAAAATTATTGGATCAAAAGTATTATATTTTAATTAAAATTCCGGAAAACTTCTCTGAGCATGCAACGACATTATTAGATGAAGAACCACAAAAGTTGGTTATTGATTATATTCCAAATGAAGGCTTCAACTTTTTAGGCGCACAAATTGGTGAAACTGCAATGGATCGTATTAAAGCGGAAGTAAATACACAGGTTTCAGCAACATATGCCGAAAAATTATTTGATTCTATTACACAGCTTGGTGACGGTTTTACCGAAGCGGCAGATGGAGCAGGAGAACTGGATAAAGGTGCCGCAAAGCTGGCGGATGGCGCTGATGAGTTGAAAGGCTATTTAGAACAATTGGCATCAAGCTCTGTTCAACTATCCGATGGTACTGACACTTTAGTTACCGGTGCTAAAAATGCTGCGAAAGGTGCTGGTGATTTGGCGGCAGGAGTAGCAAAAATTGCGGATGGCAGCAGTCAACTTGAAGCAGGAGCAAAATCTGCCGCAGATGGCGCCAATACATTGCAGCAAGGTATTGAAAGCTATACTGATGGTGTTGCACAAGTAGCAAACGGGCAAAAGGACATCACATCCGGTCAGGCAAGTTTAGCTGAAAACCTGAAACTATTAACACAAGGCACAGCGAATATCGATGACAAGGTAAAAGCGCTGGCAGATGGTTCAGCTAATGTAGCAGGCGGTATGGATCAATTGGCGGGGCAGCTGGAAGCGATATTACCTATGCTCCCTGAAGAAAATCAGGCAGCATTAAAAGCCGCACTAGGGCAGCTGCAAGAAGGCAGTAAACAAGTAAGTGGCGGTTTAAGCCAGCTACACGCAGGAACAAACGGATTGGACGATAAAATCGCGGCAATCAGTGAAGGTGCAAGTAAATTAAATGCAGGACAGCAACAAGTAACTGCAGGTGTTGCACAATTACAGCAAAATTCAGCACAGCTGATAGCAGGTGCCAATTCATTAGCACAAGGCAATACGACAATTGCCGGAAAACTAAATGAACTAACAGCAGGCGCATCAAGTGCAGCAACAGGTGCCAACACATTAGCACAAGGTTTGAACACATTAGTGGATGGTTCGAATAAATTATATGACGGTACTAGCTTGCTGGCAGAAAAGTCAGGTGAGTTGGCACAAGGTTCTACTACTTTAGCAGACGGTACGAAAGAGTTGAAGGAAGGTACGACAACTTTATCTGAAAAGTTAACGGAGGCTGGTGAAAAAGCGGCTGTAAATCCGACTGAAGAAACGTACAATATGGTCGGTTCTCCAGTGGAAGTCGAAAAAGATTCCGTAAACCATGTCCCGAATTATGGTACAGGTTTTGCACCATACTTTATTTCTTTAGGATTATTCGTCGGGGCATTATTAATTTCGATTGTATTCCCATTTGTTGAACCGGCTGTTATCCCGAAAAACAGTGCAAGCTGGTTTGTAAGTAAGGTAACTGTATTAATCGGTGTTGGATTGGTGCAGTCATTTATAACGATTGCAATTGTCGTTTGGGGGCTTGGACTTGAGGTAAATAATATGCCGCAGTTCATTCTGACAACAATTATAACTAGCTTTACATTTTTAGCTATGGTTCAATTGCTTGTGTCTGTGTTTGGTGATCCAGGACGATTTATTGCCATCGTCGTGTTGATTCTTCAATTAACAACAAGTGCAGGGACATTCCCGATTGAGCTAGTACCAGAGCAATTGCATTTCTTCAATAAAATTTTACCGATGACATTCTCTGTACAAGGCTTCAAAGCAGCCATTTCAACTGGTGATACATCATTCCTAATGTTCAACTGGTCGATTTTAGGTGCAGTTATGATTTCATGCTTAGCAATCACGTTCGGTTACTTTGCATTGCTTTATAAAAAACGTTATTCAAAACAACAAACAGAACAATAG
- a CDS encoding chromate transporter: protein MIFWELFIAFLIPNLLAYGGGPASIPLIEHEVVDRYEWMTQSEFSEFLALANSLPGPIATKMAGYIGFEVGGFLGSIIALFATVAPTLILMITLLNLLHKYRDSPKVMRLSSFVLPAIAVLLISLTFDFAKSSYESNKLIPTILMIAGSYIALEKFKVPSIIVIAVGLLIGGFLL, encoded by the coding sequence ATGATATTTTGGGAACTTTTTATTGCATTTTTAATACCGAATCTTTTGGCATACGGTGGCGGGCCTGCTTCAATCCCATTAATTGAGCATGAAGTGGTGGACAGGTATGAGTGGATGACGCAAAGTGAATTCAGTGAATTTCTTGCTTTGGCAAATTCGCTTCCCGGTCCAATTGCAACGAAGATGGCAGGCTATATCGGATTTGAAGTCGGCGGATTTTTAGGGAGCATTATAGCGTTATTTGCAACAGTTGCCCCTACCCTGATTTTAATGATCACACTTTTGAATCTACTACATAAATATAGAGATTCGCCTAAAGTAATGCGGTTATCAAGCTTTGTCTTACCTGCAATTGCCGTATTATTAATTTCATTAACATTCGATTTCGCAAAGTCTTCCTATGAATCAAATAAACTGATTCCAACAATTTTAATGATTGCCGGAAGCTATATTGCATTGGAAAAATTTAAAGTTCCTTCTATTATAGTTATCGCCGTCGGGTTATTAATTGGCGGATTCTTGTTATAA
- a CDS encoding chromate transporter, with translation MKIQIQLFKAFFVSGILGFGGGPTIIPLLHKEVVEKYKLMTDDDFSDVLSIGNTLPGPIATKMAGYIGYRIGGVLGLINALFATVMPTVLLIIILLNSLKQFSNSDFINNMSKGVIPIVTVMMGLYAFDFLKKSHKSLGLKISAIIFLYSFITMVVFDLHPGIIIASLLILALALPAKGGKEQ, from the coding sequence GTGAAAATTCAAATTCAGTTGTTCAAAGCTTTCTTTGTGTCTGGAATTCTTGGGTTCGGTGGGGGTCCGACAATAATTCCATTACTTCACAAAGAAGTGGTGGAAAAGTATAAACTTATGACGGATGATGATTTTTCCGATGTTTTATCAATCGGAAACACACTTCCTGGTCCGATTGCGACAAAGATGGCAGGCTATATTGGTTACCGTATAGGCGGAGTGCTCGGGTTAATCAACGCCTTGTTTGCGACGGTAATGCCTACTGTACTATTAATTATTATTCTATTAAATTCTTTGAAACAATTTAGCAACTCCGATTTTATCAATAATATGTCTAAAGGGGTTATACCGATCGTGACAGTAATGATGGGGCTGTACGCATTCGACTTCCTGAAAAAATCGCATAAATCTTTAGGTCTGAAAATCAGCGCCATTATTTTCTTATATAGTTTTATTACGATGGTTGTATTCGATCTCCATCCTGGGATTATCATTGCTTCCCTCTTAATATTGGCGCTTGCACTGCCAGCTAAAGGAGGAAAAGAACAATGA
- the hemY gene encoding protoporphyrinogen oxidase, with product MRVTLKRKKIVIVGGGITGLTTAYYLQQKTKAHNLPIDIVLIEASLRLGGKIHTVRQNGYIIERGPESFFDTGSSVRKLARDLNIEHEMIQNNYGRTFIAVGSKLHQIPSNILLGGSPKIFPFMTSNVLSLMGKFRAAGDLLLPKLPHAADEPISEFFNRRFGKEVVENLVEPVLAGTFAGDVDHLSMLSMFPQFYQLEKEYRSLLLGMKKTGKGIYALVDTPGELHYESFENGLESLIETLEKALTDVTILKGLKVNFIEKNNDDTHLIELNDGTSIQADKIVVTTPFNVTKKIFPDSTTMLKAPDMNYATIATVTMAFEKGSMQKYEDALNFFVSRNSHFAITSCTWSHRKWDNVSPDGHELLRVYIGRVGDESIVELPDSEIEKIVLQDLERAVGLNAQPLLTTVARWKEAMPQYTIGHESRMSTMKKQFYQEFPNVLLTGSSYEGISIPDCVLQGRHTAEQLLNQLAESKLAM from the coding sequence ATGAGGGTGACTTTAAAAAGGAAGAAGATTGTTATCGTTGGCGGTGGCATCACTGGTTTAACGACGGCATACTATTTACAGCAAAAAACGAAGGCGCATAATTTACCGATAGACATCGTGCTGATCGAAGCGTCACTACGTTTAGGTGGTAAAATCCATACAGTACGGCAAAATGGGTATATTATCGAACGTGGGCCTGAATCGTTTTTTGATACAGGTAGCAGTGTCCGAAAGTTGGCACGTGATTTAAATATCGAACATGAGATGATTCAAAATAATTATGGTCGAACATTCATCGCAGTTGGTAGCAAGTTACACCAAATTCCGAGCAATATTCTGCTTGGGGGGTCACCTAAAATCTTCCCGTTCATGACATCGAATGTTCTATCCTTAATGGGGAAATTCCGCGCAGCAGGAGATTTGTTATTACCGAAATTACCGCATGCTGCAGACGAACCGATTAGTGAATTTTTCAATCGACGCTTTGGTAAAGAAGTTGTAGAAAATTTAGTGGAGCCGGTATTGGCGGGTACTTTTGCAGGTGATGTTGACCATCTTAGTATGCTATCGATGTTCCCGCAGTTTTATCAGTTGGAAAAAGAATACCGCAGTTTACTGCTCGGTATGAAAAAAACCGGAAAAGGTATTTACGCGCTCGTGGATACTCCAGGTGAACTGCATTACGAATCATTCGAAAACGGATTGGAATCTTTAATTGAAACATTGGAAAAGGCCTTAACGGATGTAACGATTTTAAAAGGATTGAAAGTGAATTTCATCGAAAAAAATAATGATGACACGCATCTTATAGAATTGAATGACGGTACGTCGATCCAAGCAGATAAAATCGTCGTGACGACACCTTTTAATGTAACAAAAAAAATCTTCCCAGATTCAACAACGATGCTGAAAGCTCCGGACATGAACTATGCGACAATTGCCACGGTTACGATGGCATTTGAAAAAGGTTCGATGCAAAAATATGAGGATGCACTTAACTTCTTCGTTTCACGCAATAGTCATTTTGCGATTACAAGCTGTACGTGGAGTCACAGGAAATGGGATAATGTGTCACCGGATGGCCATGAGCTGTTGAGGGTTTACATTGGCCGTGTAGGGGACGAATCGATTGTGGAACTGCCTGACAGTGAAATCGAAAAAATCGTACTGCAGGATTTGGAACGGGCGGTGGGGTTGAATGCCCAGCCATTACTGACGACAGTTGCCCGCTGGAAGGAAGCAATGCCTCAATATACAATTGGTCATGAGTCTCGCATGTCAACTATGAAAAAACAGTTTTATCAGGAGTTTCCGAATGTCTTGTTAACAGGAAGCTCCTATGAGGGAATTAGTATTCCAGACTGTGTATTGCAAGGAAGACACACTGCCGAGCAATTACTCAACCAGTTGGCCGAGTCAAAATTAGCAATGTAA
- the yhfH gene encoding protein YhfH, with amino-acid sequence MLENVVEFFKNLPDKICVQCGDKIEEQSECYSNNCDKCNSL; translated from the coding sequence ATGTTAGAAAACGTAGTGGAATTTTTCAAGAATTTACCTGATAAAATTTGCGTTCAATGCGGTGATAAAATCGAAGAACAAAGCGAGTGCTACAGCAACAATTGTGATAAATGTAACTCTCTTTAA
- the hemE gene encoding uroporphyrinogen decarboxylase, with protein sequence MMKFNDTLLRAARGEQVEHTPVWFMRQAGRSQPEYREIKEKYSLEEITMQPELCAYVTRLPVDQYNVDAAILYKDIVTPLPGMGIDVKIKAGIGPVISNPIRSAADVENLRDFNAQEHTPFVLETIKMLTTEQLNVPLIGFGGAPFTLASYMIEGGPSKNYAKTKSFMVSQPKAWFALMEKLADMIIVDITAQVEAGAKAIQIFDSWVGALNVEDYRIFIKPTMTRIFAELRALNVPLIQFGVGASHLVNEWHDLPVDVVGLDWRLPIREAEARGVTKAVQGNLDPTLLLADWNVIEARAKDIVDQGLAHTGGHIFNLGHGVFPEVDPAVLKRLTTFVHEYSREQIAKRS encoded by the coding sequence ATGATGAAATTTAATGACACATTATTACGTGCTGCTCGCGGTGAGCAAGTAGAGCATACTCCGGTTTGGTTTATGCGCCAGGCAGGCCGTTCACAGCCAGAATATCGTGAAATAAAAGAAAAATATTCATTAGAAGAGATTACAATGCAGCCGGAGTTATGCGCATATGTGACACGTTTACCTGTCGACCAGTACAACGTGGATGCTGCGATTCTTTATAAAGATATCGTTACCCCTTTACCAGGAATGGGAATTGATGTAAAAATAAAAGCAGGAATCGGTCCGGTTATTTCAAATCCTATCCGTTCAGCTGCTGATGTGGAAAACTTGCGTGACTTCAACGCACAGGAGCATACACCTTTCGTGTTGGAGACAATTAAAATGTTAACAACAGAACAGTTAAATGTTCCGTTAATCGGTTTTGGCGGTGCGCCGTTCACGCTTGCGAGCTATATGATCGAAGGCGGCCCAAGTAAAAACTATGCTAAAACAAAATCATTCATGGTTTCGCAGCCGAAAGCATGGTTTGCTTTAATGGAAAAACTGGCTGATATGATTATTGTGGATATTACAGCGCAAGTAGAAGCTGGTGCAAAGGCAATCCAAATTTTCGATTCTTGGGTTGGTGCATTAAATGTGGAAGATTACCGTATTTTCATCAAGCCGACGATGACACGCATTTTTGCTGAATTGCGCGCATTAAATGTGCCGTTAATCCAGTTTGGTGTAGGTGCATCGCATTTAGTAAACGAATGGCATGACCTGCCAGTCGATGTAGTAGGTTTGGACTGGCGTTTACCTATCCGTGAAGCAGAAGCGCGCGGCGTTACAAAAGCGGTACAAGGGAACCTGGATCCTACATTATTATTGGCAGACTGGAACGTAATCGAAGCACGCGCAAAAGATATTGTCGATCAAGGTTTAGCACATACTGGCGGGCATATTTTCAACTTAGGCCACGGCGTCTTCCCTGAAGTAGATCCAGCTGTATTAAAACGACTGACAACATTTGTACACGAATACAGCCGCGAACAAATCGCAAAACGTTCATAA
- a CDS encoding TetR/AcrR family transcriptional regulator: protein MDRRHEILIAATKSFTLFGYKATTIEQVAKIANVGKGTIYTFFKNKEELFQEVVFHLIGEMKRETDQLIDANASFMQNAHTALMKMLQFRERHLLFAKLIEEETALGTPEVQQMLLKIESEIISYVSMRIRNGIAKDEVIDCNPEHVAFLLFKSYLAFIVDWQLTHNEPLNEQEILTLFSETIFRGLAKKK, encoded by the coding sequence ATGGATCGTCGACATGAAATTTTAATAGCTGCTACAAAGTCGTTTACATTATTTGGATATAAAGCGACAACGATTGAACAAGTTGCTAAAATTGCAAATGTAGGAAAAGGGACTATATATACTTTTTTTAAAAATAAAGAAGAGCTGTTTCAGGAAGTTGTATTCCATTTAATCGGTGAAATGAAGCGCGAAACAGATCAGCTAATCGATGCAAATGCGAGCTTTATGCAAAATGCCCATACAGCATTGATGAAAATGCTGCAGTTCCGTGAGCGTCATTTACTGTTTGCTAAACTAATAGAAGAGGAAACAGCACTTGGAACTCCAGAAGTACAGCAAATGCTGTTAAAAATTGAGTCGGAAATCATTTCATACGTCTCGATGCGTATTCGAAACGGCATTGCAAAAGATGAGGTCATTGACTGTAATCCTGAGCATGTAGCTTTTTTATTGTTTAAATCGTATTTGGCTTTTATTGTAGACTGGCAGTTGACGCATAATGAACCACTCAATGAACAAGAAATTTTAACATTATTCAGCGAAACCATTTTCCGTGGTTTGGCAAAGAAAAAGTAG